Genomic segment of Mucilaginibacter sabulilitoris:
TTACTTTGACAAATATTGATGGGCAGGAACTACATGAACAACTTTGCCATTTTTCTCCAACCGATCGGTTTGATCAAGCGTTACGATAAAGCCTTCATCAGCATTGAAAAAGGTAAGCGTTTCGACCACACCATCCAACTCACGGTTGATATTATCAGGGTTTAATTCAAAACAAACCTGAACGGCCTCTACTAATTTGCCGTTATTCGCGATAACGAAATCGCATTCATTCTTTTCAGCAAAATAATAGATCTCCCGGTGTTTTTGACGTAGGTGCAGGTAAACCAAATTCTCGAACTTTCTGCCATTATCTTCTGTAAAAGAACCCGAATTAACATTGATCAAGCCTGTATCTATGGCATAAACTTTTCTGGGATTAGCAATTTGCTTTCTTAAAGAGTAGCTAAATTTTGGCACGAATTGTAATAGATATGAATATTCCAGGTGCGACAAATACTCCATAACTGTACTGGTAGACCCGATCTCAAACAGCGTTTTGAGCCTGTTACCTGTGATCAACTTTGAAACATTAGAGAGCAGATAAAATGCCAACCGCTGCAATGTTTTAACATCCCTGACGCCGTAGCGCACTGCAATATCCCGGATTAGTATATCCTCAAATAGTTGGTTTAATATTTCAGGTATCCCTTGCTTTAAATATTCCGGAAAGCCGCCTAATTCTAAATAGCTCAATAAGGAGGATTTATCGTAAGATAATCCCTTGAAAACGCAAAATTCGTGATAAGAAAAAGGGAAAAGCTCTTTTGTGATATGCCGCCCGGTTAATCTGGTGCCCAACTCTCGGCTTAATAAAGAGGCATTAGAGCCTGTTATTACTAATTTATAATCCTCATCCAGCTTTTGCCTGGCATATCTTTCCCATTCCGGAATAATTTGGATCTCATCAAAAAAAAGCACATTACTTCCGCTGGCCTTTATAGATTCATCCAGCCTGGCAAAGTCAGTAGGACCGAATTCATAAAGTCGTGGGTCTTCAAAATTAAGATATAATGCATCAGGATATCTCTCTTTGAGTAGTTGGAAGAGCAGCGTGCTTTTCCCGCATCTCCTTATTCCCGAAACAATTAATGCAAATGCCGAAAGGTCTGGTAATGTTGCCAGCGCATCTCTTTTCAGACCAGGATCTTTTTGGGCCAGGTTCGCTTTTTGTGTTTCGATAACCTGGTTAATTGCAGACAGAAGTATCATAATAATTTATTTGATACAAACATACAAAATTGTTTGTTGGTAAAATACAATTTTGTCTGATACGATACTACGTTGGTTAAACTTAAGATCGGCAATATTAATCGTCCTGATATATCCAAACTTCGCAGGATATTATTTTGGGACACCGATTTTGATAAAATTGATTGGCAACGGCAGAAAAATGCCGTCATCCGACGGGTGTGGGAACGTGGTAATGAAGATGAGAAAAAAGAGATACAAAGATTTTACGGCATTGATAATATACATGCTACCATTAAGGATTTAAAGCCTTTTCGTCCGCCCCCTTCATTTTTAAGACGAAAATCCGACTAATGCTCCATTGGAATACGGTATCAGTGAATACGTGTAATTTATAAATAGAGGTTACTAATACCAATTTCTATTCTCATAGCTATTTTAAACCGTTTTATGCTATTTTAAGTAAAATTAGGTTGTTTTAAATCATTTGGAGTGCACTGAGGTTACTGGAATGTATGCAAGAGGTCTATAACGCAAAAAAAGCACTTACCTTTTATTTGTAAGTACTTAATAATCAATGCGTGGAGAATATCGGAGTCGAACCGATGATCTCTTGCATGCCATCCGAAGGTCGGCACGTTTAAAATAGTTTTAAATAAATATAATATATTGATTATTAGCTCATTAATAATTTTTGAAAACTTAAATATTACCGTTTAAAACCCCTTTTAACCGCCTTTGGAGGTCATCAAGAGGTCATCAAAAAAATGCAGTTCTTATGAATAGTTTTTCATTGCTTTGAGATGGTAGGTGGATAAACTGCGTTATATCTCGTTATATCTCCCCTTTTCACTAATTTTGAGTTGATCACTAATATTAATACACAAACTGGTTTAAAACATATGCAGGTTAATTTCATAGCGTGCAATGTCAGGATTTATCATTATTAATCCAATGCTTCTCGTCCCGGTTCAGTATAACACCACCTTTTTTTAGTACTTGCTGCAATTGATTTACATCAATGTCCTGTACTGGCTTCTTAGTCTTTGCAGCAATTGTTGCGGCAATGCCAGCGGCCTGACCAAGCTGCATCCAGGTAACTTCAACCCTTACAGAACAAAAACCAACATGAGAAGCTGAAACGCAAACAGGTACAAGTAAATTTGTACATTCATTCTCTTTAGGGATGATAACACGGTACGAAAGTTCATAAGGTTGTTCGACTTTAGCCCAGATACGGCCTTCATTTATGTATTGTGTTTTGGATATAGCTACTTTTTGCACATGATGACAATCCACAAAGTGGGAACCTAATGCGATAGCATCAGTTTTTTTAGGTTCTTCAAAAATGTCCTTCTGCGTTTGTACATAGCTTCCTACCATTCGACGCGCTTCCCGGATATATAAATAATATGGAAAGTTATGATTGTCCTTAAACTCATCGGGAGCCAAACCGTATCTGTTTGCCTCATCGTGTAGTTGTTTTGGTACGGACTGATCATGCTGCAAAAAATAGAGAAGGCCTAATGTCCAATCCTTATGATCCTGGAAAATTTGTTTCCGCTTTTCGTATCCAGCGTCCGGATAATTGGTGTTACCGCCGAAAAGCCCAAGTGAGATAACCGAATTTTGTTTATTATTGGCTTCAAACTTTCCTGGTGGGTAATTCCAGGAATACAAATCAATGATATCCGATAGTTTGGTATTAGGATGTTCAGCCAGCAGGCGTTTAAGCGTAATGAAGCGGTTTGCATAGTAATGCAATGGCAAAGGAAACGGCACTCTGTCGAAGTTGGTAGACATCATCAACCGAAAATTGTAATTGATGATCCTTTTACTAGCTTCCCCGTTGGATAATTTTTTTGCTTCTATAAACCCTGGAAGCAATTTTTCATTGTCATCATATGGCGAAACGTCGATAGGCTTATCCAACAAACGAATCCCAGCAAGCGATTCATTATATTGTGCCCTACTTTCCCGCCCATAGGTGTACGATACTCCTGCTCTTGCCATCAGATCGCCTTCATAAGTTGCATCAATAAAAGTATCACCACTAACTGTTTTTCCATTGGTCAATGTTATACTTTTGATGGCATCATCTCTTTTATTTACTTTGTTAACAAAAGCCTCGTAGATAACAGAGACGTGTTGTTCTGCCAGCATATCCACAAATATTTTTTCTGCAACATGCGATTCAAAATAAAAAGCAGGTTTATTCATTCCATAAGCTTTACCGATGCGGGTATAAATCTCCAACGGAATTCCAGAGATAGTTTCCTCAATCATATGTTCGGTTTCCGCAGTTCCAATCCCACTTGTATTCATACCGCCTACATGACGGGTCTGCTCAATTAAAATGACCTTAGCGCCTTGCCTGGCCGCCGCTACCGCAGCTGATATGCCCCCGGGTGTACCACCATACACCACAACAGTGGGTTTGTCGGCGGCATTTAACTTAAAAGCGTAAAATATTAGGAGTGCAATTACTATATGTATTTTTTTCATTTTTTCAATTATAGTACTGATTTCTTTATCAATAAGTTGCAAATTAGGTTTGCGGGACAATAAGTAGTTTTCAACATCATGATAGTTCGGTTTCAGAGCGAATGACGACAACTCATTTCCTTCGTTATTGAGCACGGATCACATTGTAAAACAACAAACAAAGTGCGCCGGCGCGCTTTGTTTGTTAAACGATATTAAAAGCCTGGATTTTGTGTAAGTGCAGAGTTTACATCCATCTGGTGTTGCGGAATGGGGTAAAGCAGATTTTTTTGTGAAACCGGTATCCCTGCAGCTTGCAGAGTGCTTACGTATTTGCCAGTCCTTAACAAATCCCAGCGGCGATGGCCTTCAAAGCAGAGTTCCCACCCCCGTTCTTGTAAAACCGCATCCCTAAATTGAGCCTGCGATAAGCCGGTCAGGTTTTGAGGATTAGCTGATGAATTGCCATTTCTCGCACGAGTCCGCACCTGGTTTATGGCATCATAGGCATCAGGAGTTGGTCCATTGATTTCATTAATTGCTTCGGCATAGATAAGAAGCACGTCAGCATACCGTATAATCATGAAATTATTCCGCGCATCGAATTCCGCGCAAGGTGAAGGATCCCAGTATTTGTCAACACAAGGTCCGTTGCGCGCAAACACCAATTGGCTGTTTGCCGGATTCACCTTTTGCGTGATAATAGTAACTTGTTTACGATAGTCGCCTGCCAGATAAGAATTAACATATGAGGGTTCGACATTGTATGACCCGCCACCCTGATTAATAGGATATGAAAAATAAATTGAAAAAAATTCAGCCATCGGACTGCCGTAAGTGGTTTTTATGCAACTATATTGTGCTGAAAAAATATGCTCCTGACCATTCTTATTTTCGGGTGGGAAAATGTTTTTATAATCCGGAAAAAGACTGTAGACTTTTGAATCAATTACCTGTTTGGCATAAAGGGCAGCATTTGCATAATCCTTGTGGGTAAGATAAACTTTTGCCAAAATTGATTTAACAGCGCCGCTTGTTGCCCGCCCGATTGTCCCGGCGGCAGTATAATTTGCTGGGAGATTTGCGGCATCTGCATCTTTTAAATCGTTAATGATTTGACTATAGATGTCATTGGCTGCTGTCCGCTTTATACTGACATTTACGACATCCGAAGTCGGTGTGGTAACCAATGGCACATCACCAAATGCCTGCACCAAGTCAAAGTAAGTCAGTGCCCTCAGAAACTTTGCTTCCCCCATTACCTGCGCTTTAGCGGTGGCATCCATGGTAATCCCGGGAACGTTTTTGATTACACGGTTCGCTCTGTCAATCAACAGGTAACAATTTGTATAAAAGGAATCAAAAGTAGGGTTGGAGGGCGAATAATTATTAGTTTTAAGATCTAATATAGTCGCCCCAATAGTCGACTCAACGTTCAGTTCTTCTGAATTGACATCCGCCAGGTTGATCATTGTCATACCATATATAGTTCTCAATCTGTCATATATAGCATCAAGTGCAACAGTGGCGTCACTTGCAGTTTTGAAAGAGTTTTCCTCTCCCAAAAACGAATAAGGCTTCTCAACGAGATTATTTTTACAACTCCCTCCAAGAGTTAACACTATAGCCAGTAAACCGCACAGAAGAGTGCGCCCCTGTAAAAGCAGCATTTTGTTCGATAACTTATATTGTGGTTTCATGTTTATCAGATTTAATTTAAAATGTAGTAGACAAACCAAGCATGTAGATCCTTGATGGCGGATAGTTGAAATTATCCCTGCCATATGTGGTGTTACTATTGAAGTCACCGTTGACTTCAGGATCATAGCCGGTATATTTAGTGAAAGTAAGCAGGTTTTGTGCGCTAAAATAGATTCGGGCTTTCTTAATTACCTTCGTGAAGGTTGGCAACTGGTAACCGAACGTAACATTTTTTAAGCGTATGAACGAGCCGTCTTCTATCGCAAAATTCGAAACTGCCGGCAAAACCCACTGACGTATGCCGCCAACCGTGTTACTCGGATTAGTGGCTGTCCAATGATTCACATAGTATGATTTCAGGTGGTTATACTGAGCATCTATTAGGCTAGTGAAAGTATTATAAATTTTATTGCCTTGTACGCCCTGTAAGAAAAAGGAGAAGTCGAATCGTTTGTACGAGAAATTGTTGGTCAGGCCGAAAATAAATTTAGGAAGGCCGTTTCCCAGCACCTGGCGATCAGTTGACTCATT
This window contains:
- a CDS encoding RagB/SusD family nutrient uptake outer membrane protein, whose translation is MAGIISTIRHQGSTCLVCLLHFKLNLINMKPQYKLSNKMLLLQGRTLLCGLLAIVLTLGGSCKNNLVEKPYSFLGEENSFKTASDATVALDAIYDRLRTIYGMTMINLADVNSEELNVESTIGATILDLKTNNYSPSNPTFDSFYTNCYLLIDRANRVIKNVPGITMDATAKAQVMGEAKFLRALTYFDLVQAFGDVPLVTTPTSDVVNVSIKRTAANDIYSQIINDLKDADAANLPANYTAAGTIGRATSGAVKSILAKVYLTHKDYANAALYAKQVIDSKVYSLFPDYKNIFPPENKNGQEHIFSAQYSCIKTTYGSPMAEFFSIYFSYPINQGGGSYNVEPSYVNSYLAGDYRKQVTIITQKVNPANSQLVFARNGPCVDKYWDPSPCAEFDARNNFMIIRYADVLLIYAEAINEINGPTPDAYDAINQVRTRARNGNSSANPQNLTGLSQAQFRDAVLQERGWELCFEGHRRWDLLRTGKYVSTLQAAGIPVSQKNLLYPIPQHQMDVNSALTQNPGF
- a CDS encoding DUF6922 domain-containing protein is translated as MVKLKIGNINRPDISKLRRILFWDTDFDKIDWQRQKNAVIRRVWERGNEDEKKEIQRFYGIDNIHATIKDLKPFRPPPSFLRRKSD
- a CDS encoding ATP-binding protein; its protein translation is MILLSAINQVIETQKANLAQKDPGLKRDALATLPDLSAFALIVSGIRRCGKSTLLFQLLKERYPDALYLNFEDPRLYEFGPTDFARLDESIKASGSNVLFFDEIQIIPEWERYARQKLDEDYKLVITGSNASLLSRELGTRLTGRHITKELFPFSYHEFCVFKGLSYDKSSLLSYLELGGFPEYLKQGIPEILNQLFEDILIRDIAVRYGVRDVKTLQRLAFYLLSNVSKLITGNRLKTLFEIGSTSTVMEYLSHLEYSYLLQFVPKFSYSLRKQIANPRKVYAIDTGLINVNSGSFTEDNGRKFENLVYLHLRQKHREIYYFAEKNECDFVIANNGKLVEAVQVCFELNPDNINRELDGVVETLTFFNADEGFIVTLDQTDRLEKNGKVVHVVPAHQYLSK
- a CDS encoding FAD-dependent oxidoreductase; the encoded protein is MLNNEGNELSSFALKPNYHDVENYLLSRKPNLQLIDKEISTIIEKMKKIHIVIALLIFYAFKLNAADKPTVVVYGGTPGGISAAVAAARQGAKVILIEQTRHVGGMNTSGIGTAETEHMIEETISGIPLEIYTRIGKAYGMNKPAFYFESHVAEKIFVDMLAEQHVSVIYEAFVNKVNKRDDAIKSITLTNGKTVSGDTFIDATYEGDLMARAGVSYTYGRESRAQYNESLAGIRLLDKPIDVSPYDDNEKLLPGFIEAKKLSNGEASKRIINYNFRLMMSTNFDRVPFPLPLHYYANRFITLKRLLAEHPNTKLSDIIDLYSWNYPPGKFEANNKQNSVISLGLFGGNTNYPDAGYEKRKQIFQDHKDWTLGLLYFLQHDQSVPKQLHDEANRYGLAPDEFKDNHNFPYYLYIREARRMVGSYVQTQKDIFEEPKKTDAIALGSHFVDCHHVQKVAISKTQYINEGRIWAKVEQPYELSYRVIIPKENECTNLLVPVCVSASHVGFCSVRVEVTWMQLGQAAGIAATIAAKTKKPVQDIDVNQLQQVLKKGGVILNRDEKHWINNDKS